One Helianthus annuus cultivar XRQ/B chromosome 12, HanXRQr2.0-SUNRISE, whole genome shotgun sequence genomic region harbors:
- the LOC110894316 gene encoding zinc-finger homeodomain protein 10: MDLKHTTTTTTTNTTADSPDTDGETPLHSQLIKPFSSFPNGKNHHHHRHQQPPPQSPIVSYKECLKNHAATIGSHALDGCGEFMPSLTTAPHEPTSLKCAACGCHRNFHRREHINDMYTYAPHVLLSFNSPDQTQMVVTPGTPAEIKIENPNGRKRFRTKFSQDQKDKMYLFAEKVGWKMQRCDDKVVADFCNEVGIKRGIFKVWMHNNKNTFGKKDKETSSPATATVATTVTTAGGTDKSIEIYNNRRIDNVSGGDDMSDSDQEKGGGSGGGDVHLQASNNGSSCSC, from the coding sequence ATGGACCTAAAAcacacaaccaccaccacaaccaccaacACCACCGCCGATAGCCCGGACACCGACGGCGAAACCCCTCTTCATTCCCAACTAATCAAACCCTTTTCTTCCTTTCCCAACGGaaaaaaccaccaccaccaccgccaccaacaaccaccaccacagTCTCCAATAGTTTCCTACAAAGAATGCCTTAAGAACCATGCTGCCACCATCGGCAGCCACGCCTTGGACGGTTGTGGTGAGTTCATGCCGTCGTTAACCACCGCCCCACATGAACCCACCTCTCTAAAATGCGCTGCCTGTGGCTGCCACCGTAACTTCCACCGTCGTGAACATATTAACGACATGTACACATATGCACCACATGTGTTGCTGTCTTTTAACTCACCTGATCAAACCCAGATGGTGGTGACTCCGGGGACACCGGCGGAGATCAAGATTGAAAACCCTAATGGGAGAAAGAGATTCCGGACAAAGTTCAGTCAAGATCAGAAAGATAAAATGTATCTTTTTGCAGAGAAAGTTGGGTGGAAGATGCAAAGATGTGATGATAAAGTGGTGGCAGATTTCTGCAATGAAGTTGGGATTAAAAGAGGGATTTTTAAAGTTTGGATGCATAATAATAAGAACACTTTTGGGAAGAAAGATAAAGAGACAAGTTCTCCGGCCACCGCCACCGTTGCCACCACAGTCACCACCGCGGGTGGTACCGATAAAAGCATTGAAATTTATAACAATCGTAGAATAGATAATGTTAGTGGAGGTGATGACATGAGTGATAGTGATCAAGAAAaaggtggtggtagtggtggtggtgatgttcATTTGCAAGCTTCTAATAATGGGTCTTCTTGTTCATGTTAG
- the LOC118485011 gene encoding uncharacterized protein LOC118485011 yields the protein MFLANEDDEARRNEIKAMVVEEVMKAVEASIPRLAQEVEGQVLEIINTSVTTKVEGLKEMISELQVKKSFRRCTYKEFMACNPLPYKGEVDPIACQRWISSTEAVFTRSRCEAEDQVMFATGLLQLRAKDWWDAYSKELGDDKVQSLTWQEFKESFLKYYSPQSAIDKIQEDFLRLRQKDETIDEITNKFLERVKFCEEIAGTERQRIVRYHAMLKAEYREFINPSKCATLNELIEWARDREIEIKRQVERGEKRAAEKPTNANPSKKARYQDQSKKGKASGEIPTCKTCGKHHSGECLSGKKGCYKCGREGHPFYRCPENSKACYNCNEPGHVKAECPKLQQGAKRDGKKDEPPKARGRMFQLTTDEAKASPDVVSGIFLVHSMPMNVLFDSGASRSFISNELSAHPSFKLEKMSIPLEVEVADSKSYLLHDICKNCKIIIEDEEFSIDLVPMYMGEFKVVVGMDWLAQNHAEIQCEKKIIHIVTSRGKRISVQGERVIKPKLCSIVKAVKYVRNGGRAYLSYVIDTSQGVPKLEDVNVVNEYPDVFPEDLPGLPPEREVEFKIELNPGAKPVAKAPYRSCSIRVLLNQVFRHGEHPYYS from the exons ATGTTTTTAGCGAATGAGGACGACGAAGCACGCCGAAATGAAATAAAAGCTATGGTTGTGGAAGAAGTAATGAAAGCAGTTGAGGCTAGTATTCCCCGACTAGCTCAAGAAGTCGAAGGGCAAGTATTGGAAATAATTAATACCTCGGTAACTACCAAGGTGGAAGGATTGAAAGAAATGATTAGCGAATTGCAAGTGAAGAAAAGCTTTCGGCGATGCACATACAAGGAGTTCATGGCATGCAACCCTTTACCATACAAAGGGGAAGTTGATCCGATAGCTTGTCAAAGGTGGATTTCCAGTACCGAGGCAGTATTTACACGAAGTAGATGTGAAGCGGAGGATCAAGTAATGTTTGCCACGGGCCTTCTACAACTTCgagcaaaagattggtgggacgCATACTCGAAAGAATTGGGGGATGATAAGGTGCAATCGTTAACATGGCAAGAATTCAAGGAGTCATTTCTGAAATACTATAGTCCACAATCCGCAATTGATAAGATTCAGGAAGACTTCTTACGTCTCAGGCAAAAGGACGAAACGATTGATGAGATAACAAACAAATTCCTTGAAAGGGTGAAGTTCTGTGAGGAGATAGCGGGGACTGAAAGGCAAAGGATTGTACGTTACCATGCAATGTTAAAGGCTGAATATCGGGAATTTATAAACCCCTCTAAGTGTGCGACGTTAAATGAACTAATTGAATGGGCAAGAGACAGAGAAATTGAGATAAAAAGGCAGGTTGAACGAGGAGAGAAAAGGGCAGCGGAGAAACCTACCAACGCAAACCCATCGAAAAAGGCAAGGTATCAAGACCAAAGCAAGAAAGGGAAAGCAAGTGGTGAAATTCCGACTTGCAAGACGTGTGGGAAGCATCATTCGGGTGAATGTTTGTCGGGAAAGAAGGGGTGCTACAAATGTGGGCGAGAAGGACATCCGTTTTATAGGTGCCCCGAAAACTCAAAGGCGTGTTACAATTGCAATGAACCGGGGCACGTTAAAGCGGAATGTCCGAAACTCCAACAAGGAGCAAAGAGAGACGGAAAGAAGGACGAGCCCCCCAAGGCACGCGGAAGGATGTTTCAGCTAACCACGGATGAAGCTAAAGCTAGCCCGgatgtggtttcaggtatattctTGGTTCACTCTATGCCTAtgaatgttttatttgattccgGGGCTAGTAGGTCATTCATTTCTAATGAATTGTCAGCTCACCCATCGTTTAAGCTTGAAAAGATGTCAATACCCTTAGAAGTTGAAGTTGCTGATAGTAAAAGCTATTTGTTGCATGATATTTGCAAAAACTGTAAGATAATAATCGAAGATGAGGAATTTAGTATAGACCTTGTTCCAATGTATATGGGGGAATTTAAAGTAgttgtaggaatggattggttagcccAAAATCATGCTGAAATTCAATGTGAAAAGAAAATCATTCATATAGTAACCTCGAGGGGGAAACGGATAAGTGTTCAAGGGGAAAGGGTCATCAAGCCGAAATTGTGCTCTATAGTCAAAGCTGTCAAATATGTGAGGAACGGGGGTAGGGCTTATCTATCTTATGTGATTGACACTAGTCAAGGTGTCCCAAAGCTTGAAGATGTGAACGTGGTGAATGAATAtccggatgtatttccggaagacCTACCCGGGCTCCCACCTGAACGAGAAGTAGAATTTAAGATAGAGCTTAACCCGGGTGCAAAACCGGtagctaaagctccttatcg gagttgctcgataagggttttattaAACCAAGTgtttcgccatggggagcacccgtattattcgtga